A region of Streptomyces sp. TG1A-60 DNA encodes the following proteins:
- a CDS encoding XRE family transcriptional regulator, translating to MAEIDDAIERADRENFTRQPPKTLQARINFLIKQLKTTKAVAQEIGVSQRSVERYRKGERKHPPKAITDRIDAAVRQRWQPQVRKRRQKQAATTTGITVETRARFGYTAPIGTTDDGRFRRLTVHLPPTYAQRLFDARNTGASDQQMRAIIAEGFKDIYFQDGGTRATGLTDITLNDIDYLDLDY from the coding sequence GTGGCAGAGATCGACGACGCCATCGAACGCGCCGACCGGGAGAACTTCACCCGCCAGCCGCCCAAGACACTCCAGGCGCGCATCAACTTCCTGATCAAGCAGCTCAAGACGACCAAAGCCGTTGCCCAGGAGATCGGGGTCAGCCAGCGGTCGGTGGAGCGATACCGCAAGGGCGAACGCAAGCACCCGCCCAAGGCGATCACGGACCGGATCGACGCCGCCGTACGGCAGCGCTGGCAACCCCAGGTCCGCAAACGCCGACAGAAACAGGCCGCCACCACAACCGGGATCACCGTGGAAACCAGGGCCCGGTTCGGATACACCGCGCCGATCGGCACGACCGACGACGGACGGTTCAGGCGCCTTACCGTGCACCTCCCCCCGACGTACGCACAACGCCTCTTCGACGCCCGCAACACAGGCGCCAGCGACCAGCAGATGCGCGCGATCATCGCCGAAGGATTCAAAGACATCTACTTCCAGGACGGCGGAACCCGCGCCACAGGACTCACCGACATCACCCTCAACGACATCGACTACCTCGACCTCGACTACTAA